The following are encoded together in the Acidobacteriota bacterium genome:
- a CDS encoding LLM class flavin-dependent oxidoreductase, protein MKISLFYLPSIGSRADIKRGMAGLRGDLYDRMLAEVSEQARLADDLGYDSISFTEHHFHIEGFELSNNPVLLDLFVGMQTKNIRVGQLGIVLPARNPIRVAEDIAMLDRMTGGRANAGFARGYQRRWVDVMAQQTHGISGALPHKHDEIDATNRAAFEECFRIVKKAWTEPMLDYDGRFWKVPVGGAEGGTPWTLEATEQWGAGVEDGVLRQVGVVPKPVQKPHPPIFQPFASSEASIRWCAREGVTAILPPLHPKRERALFELFAEESGRPLGEGIGVLRDVVIADTDTEAERLWKASGAFCGSAWFEPFGFSRGMADPDTGEQFDDLMSAGMALVGTVDTVTRQLETLRERLPVTWLYFWAYNGLLPHARLMSTIERFKTEVLPRVGADR, encoded by the coding sequence TTGAAGATCTCCCTTTTCTACCTGCCCTCGATCGGCTCCCGGGCCGACATCAAGCGGGGCATGGCCGGCCTGCGCGGCGATCTCTACGACCGGATGCTGGCCGAGGTCTCGGAGCAGGCCCGGCTCGCCGACGACCTCGGCTACGACTCGATCAGCTTCACCGAGCACCACTTCCACATCGAAGGCTTCGAACTGTCGAACAACCCGGTGCTGCTCGACCTGTTCGTCGGCATGCAGACGAAGAACATCCGGGTGGGGCAGTTGGGCATCGTGCTGCCGGCGCGTAACCCGATCCGCGTCGCCGAGGACATCGCGATGCTCGACCGGATGACCGGAGGACGCGCGAACGCCGGGTTCGCCCGTGGCTATCAGCGGCGCTGGGTCGACGTGATGGCCCAGCAGACCCACGGCATCTCCGGTGCGCTGCCTCACAAGCACGACGAGATCGACGCGACCAACCGGGCCGCCTTCGAGGAGTGTTTCCGGATCGTCAAGAAGGCCTGGACCGAGCCGATGCTCGACTACGACGGCCGGTTCTGGAAGGTGCCCGTGGGCGGTGCGGAGGGCGGCACGCCGTGGACGCTCGAGGCGACGGAGCAGTGGGGCGCCGGAGTGGAGGACGGGGTGCTGCGCCAGGTGGGGGTGGTGCCGAAGCCGGTGCAGAAGCCCCATCCGCCGATCTTCCAGCCCTTCGCGTCGTCGGAGGCGAGCATCCGGTGGTGCGCTCGGGAGGGCGTGACGGCGATCCTGCCGCCGCTTCACCCGAAGCGGGAGCGGGCACTCTTTGAGCTGTTCGCGGAGGAATCCGGACGGCCGCTGGGAGAAGGGATCGGCGTTCTGCGGGATGTCGTGATCGCCGACACGGACACCGAGGCTGAGCGTCTGTGGAAGGCCAGCGGCGCCTTCTGCGGCTCCGCCTGGTTCGAGCCGTTCGGCTTCAGCCGGGGCATGGCGGACCCGGACACGGGAGAACAGTTCGACGACCTGATGAGCGCCGGCATGGCGCTGGTCGGCACCGTCGACACGGTGACGCGGCAGCTCGAGACGCTGCGCGAGCGCCTGCCGGTGACCTGGCTCTACTTCTGGGCCTACAACGGCCTGCTGCCGCACGCGCGGCTGATGTCGACGATCGAACGGTTCAAGACCGAGGTGCTGCCCCGCGTGGGCGCGGATCGCTAG
- a CDS encoding DUF1080 domain-containing protein gives MPVNRKKRTSCATLATGLLLTAAAAAQQQPIGYEDTPKLPGLPWKVHDPNRPVPPVVAPGASFSDMAAAPADAVVLFDGTDLTRWQKPNGDEPEWKVENGYMEVTSTGSIRTRDEFGDFQLHLEFATPGKVESNSQGRGNSGVMIYGDYEVQILDSYENRSYADGQAGALYGQTPPMVNSSRAPGVWQTYDIIFEAPRWKDGELVKKANVTVLHNGVVIHHKKEYIGRTIHRRVGVYDRPHEPRGWIGLQDHRNPTRFRNVWIRELPGYDSGG, from the coding sequence ATGCCTGTGAACCGAAAGAAGAGAACGTCGTGCGCCACCCTGGCGACGGGCCTGCTGCTGACCGCGGCCGCCGCCGCCCAACAACAGCCGATCGGCTACGAGGACACCCCGAAGCTGCCGGGATTGCCCTGGAAGGTGCACGACCCGAACCGGCCGGTCCCGCCGGTCGTCGCTCCGGGCGCCTCGTTCAGTGACATGGCGGCTGCTCCCGCCGACGCGGTCGTGCTGTTCGACGGGACGGACCTCACGAGGTGGCAGAAGCCGAATGGCGACGAACCCGAGTGGAAGGTCGAGAACGGCTACATGGAGGTCACCTCGACCGGGTCGATCCGCACCCGGGACGAGTTCGGCGACTTCCAGCTCCACCTGGAGTTCGCGACGCCGGGCAAGGTCGAGAGCAACAGCCAGGGCCGTGGCAACAGCGGCGTGATGATCTACGGCGACTACGAAGTCCAGATCCTCGACTCGTACGAGAACCGGTCTTACGCCGACGGCCAGGCGGGCGCGCTCTACGGCCAGACGCCGCCCATGGTCAACTCCTCGAGAGCCCCTGGCGTCTGGCAGACCTACGACATCATCTTCGAGGCGCCGCGCTGGAAGGATGGCGAACTCGTCAAGAAGGCGAACGTCACCGTGCTCCACAACGGAGTGGTCATCCATCACAAGAAGGAGTACATCGGCCGGACGATCCACCGGCGGGTCGGCGTCTACGATCGGCCGCACGAGCCGCGCGGCTGGATCGGTCTCCAGGACCACCGCAACCCGACCCGATTCCGCAACGTCTGGATCCGCGAGCTTCCGGGCTACGACAGTGGCGGCTGA
- a CDS encoding propionyl-CoA carboxylase translates to MSWQPEVDEIERRRRLALEMGGEEAVERQHERGRLTVRERIERVADPGSFVEEGRQAGAAEVDEEGRVVAFTPANYVVGFADVDGRQAIVAGEDFTQAGGSPSPAGLRKSIYSEELALKYRLPLVRFLEGGGGSVRGSAGRQKGAAKTPPRPMGEPVYSRARFWSIAEILRTVPVASIGVGAVAGFPAARLVASHFSVMTRHTAQILIGGPALVERALGEKKTKDELGGWQVHSRSGVVDNVAEDEDDAMAQVRRFLSYLPSNVDTLPPRRKSGDPVDRREERLLEIVPRDRRFLYDMRELVSLVVDRDSFFEMTAGYGPSQITGLARVDGHTVGVVANDCKHIGGAMDAAGAQKFRRFVEFCETFHLPILSLVDEPGFMIGSESEASGTIRYGMEAIAATVRTTVPWCAVQIRKSYGVAAAAHYGPGGRVLIWPSAESGALPIEGGVAVAFRREIAAAPDPDKKRAELEAEFAKRRTPFPRAEGFSVHDLIDPRGTRAEVVKWLKLSEPLLASRVR, encoded by the coding sequence ATGTCCTGGCAGCCCGAAGTCGACGAGATCGAACGCCGCCGGCGCCTGGCGCTTGAAATGGGCGGCGAGGAGGCGGTGGAGCGCCAGCACGAGCGCGGACGCCTCACGGTGCGCGAGCGGATCGAGCGTGTCGCCGACCCCGGCTCCTTCGTCGAGGAGGGCCGCCAGGCAGGCGCCGCCGAGGTGGACGAGGAGGGTCGCGTCGTCGCGTTCACGCCGGCGAACTACGTCGTCGGCTTCGCCGATGTCGACGGACGGCAGGCGATCGTGGCCGGTGAGGACTTCACCCAGGCCGGGGGTTCGCCGTCGCCGGCCGGGTTGCGCAAGAGCATCTACTCCGAGGAGCTCGCCCTCAAGTACCGGCTGCCCCTGGTGCGCTTCCTCGAAGGCGGCGGCGGCAGCGTGCGCGGCAGCGCCGGCCGCCAGAAAGGGGCGGCGAAGACGCCGCCGCGACCGATGGGCGAGCCGGTCTACTCGCGGGCGCGCTTCTGGTCGATCGCCGAGATCCTGCGGACCGTGCCGGTGGCCTCGATCGGGGTCGGTGCCGTTGCGGGGTTCCCCGCGGCACGTCTGGTCGCTTCCCACTTCTCGGTGATGACGCGGCACACGGCACAGATCCTGATCGGCGGCCCGGCGCTGGTCGAGCGGGCGCTGGGCGAAAAGAAGACGAAGGACGAACTCGGGGGCTGGCAGGTCCACAGTCGCAGCGGCGTCGTCGACAACGTGGCCGAGGACGAGGACGACGCGATGGCCCAGGTCCGTCGCTTCCTGAGCTACCTGCCCTCGAACGTCGACACGCTACCGCCGCGGCGGAAGTCGGGTGATCCGGTAGACCGCCGCGAAGAACGACTGCTCGAGATCGTGCCGCGTGACCGTCGCTTCCTCTACGACATGCGCGAGTTGGTTTCGCTCGTCGTCGACCGGGACAGCTTCTTCGAGATGACGGCGGGCTACGGCCCGTCCCAGATCACAGGTCTGGCCCGGGTCGACGGCCACACGGTCGGAGTCGTCGCGAACGACTGCAAGCACATCGGCGGCGCGATGGACGCCGCCGGTGCGCAGAAGTTCCGGCGCTTCGTCGAGTTCTGCGAGACCTTCCACCTGCCCATCCTCAGCCTGGTCGACGAGCCGGGCTTCATGATCGGTTCGGAGTCGGAGGCGTCGGGCACGATCCGCTACGGCATGGAGGCGATCGCGGCGACCGTGCGGACGACCGTGCCCTGGTGCGCCGTGCAGATCCGCAAGTCCTACGGCGTCGCCGCGGCGGCGCACTACGGCCCCGGCGGCAGGGTGCTGATCTGGCCCTCGGCCGAGAGCGGTGCGCTGCCGATCGAGGGCGGCGTGGCGGTCGCCTTCCGGCGAGAGATCGCCGCCGCGCCCGACCCGGACAAGAAGCGGGCCGAACTGGAGGCCGAGTTCGCCAAGCGGCGAACGCCTTTCCCGCGGGCCGAGGGTTTCTCGGTCCATGACCTGATCGACCCCCGCGGCACGCGCGCCGAGGTGGTCAAGTGGCTGAAGCTGTCGGAGCCGCTGCTCGCGTCGCGGGTGCGGTGA
- a CDS encoding FAD-binding oxidoreductase: MTEARRKLCGWGYEGQGLTQAEADTFRARTGERFGVPLEPRATAPQVADFDLRPPRLAPPASLEPLFRNDPYERLLHAYGKSFPDAVRMFRREVPEPPDLVAYPETTDDVVRILDWAGDAGAAVIPFGGGSSVVGGVEPAVGDSYAAAVTIDLLKLDRVLEVDRASRAARIQGGARGPHIEAQLREHGLTLRHFPQSFEHSTLGGWIATRSGGHFASLYTHIDDFVEATTTVTPGGIMETRRLPGSGAGPSPDRMVIGSEGILGVITEAWMRLQDRPTHRGSAAVHFADYASAAEAVRMLAQSGLYPSNCRLIDAQETAGAGAGDGSTSLLVLGFESADHPVDAWMKRALELTADCGGDHSASAGRSHREGAAGAWRDAFIKGPYFREVGVPLGVIGDTFETAITWDRFADFHARIMARTAEILERATGRPGSVTCRFTHVYADGPAPYFTFSALGDWERLAEQWREIKLAANEAVVDAGGTVTHHHAVGRDHRPAGYDRQRPDVFARALAGAKAAVDPDGLMNPGVLIDPQGRDVGVTGAMAP; the protein is encoded by the coding sequence GTGACGGAAGCAAGACGCAAACTCTGTGGTTGGGGATACGAAGGGCAGGGGCTCACGCAGGCGGAGGCGGACACTTTCCGCGCCCGCACCGGGGAACGCTTCGGCGTCCCTCTAGAACCTCGGGCGACCGCGCCCCAGGTCGCCGACTTCGACCTCCGCCCGCCGCGTCTGGCGCCGCCGGCATCGCTTGAGCCCCTGTTCCGGAACGACCCGTACGAGCGACTCCTCCACGCCTACGGCAAGTCCTTCCCGGACGCGGTGCGGATGTTCCGGCGCGAGGTGCCGGAACCTCCCGATCTCGTCGCCTACCCTGAAACCACGGACGACGTCGTCCGCATCCTCGACTGGGCCGGCGACGCCGGCGCCGCGGTGATCCCCTTCGGCGGCGGTTCGAGCGTCGTCGGCGGCGTCGAGCCGGCGGTCGGCGACAGCTACGCCGCCGCGGTGACGATCGACCTGCTCAAGCTCGACAGGGTGCTCGAGGTCGATCGCGCGAGCCGGGCCGCGCGCATCCAGGGCGGTGCGCGTGGCCCACACATCGAGGCGCAGCTCCGTGAGCACGGCCTGACGCTGCGTCACTTCCCGCAGAGCTTCGAACACTCCACCCTGGGAGGCTGGATCGCGACCCGTTCGGGCGGCCACTTCGCCAGCCTCTACACCCACATCGACGACTTCGTCGAGGCGACGACGACCGTGACGCCCGGTGGCATCATGGAAACCCGGCGGTTGCCCGGCTCCGGCGCCGGGCCGTCGCCGGACCGGATGGTCATCGGCTCGGAGGGCATCCTGGGCGTCATCACGGAAGCCTGGATGCGGCTTCAGGACCGGCCGACCCACCGGGGCTCGGCGGCGGTCCACTTCGCAGACTACGCGAGTGCGGCCGAGGCCGTGCGGATGCTGGCGCAGAGCGGGCTCTACCCCTCGAACTGCCGCCTGATCGACGCTCAGGAGACCGCCGGCGCGGGCGCGGGCGACGGCTCGACCTCGCTGCTCGTCCTCGGCTTCGAGTCCGCCGACCACCCGGTCGACGCGTGGATGAAGCGGGCGCTGGAGCTGACCGCGGACTGCGGCGGCGACCACAGCGCCTCGGCCGGGCGGTCCCATCGCGAGGGCGCCGCCGGGGCCTGGCGCGACGCCTTCATCAAGGGACCCTACTTCCGGGAGGTCGGCGTGCCCCTGGGAGTGATCGGCGACACCTTCGAGACCGCGATCACCTGGGACCGCTTCGCCGACTTCCACGCCCGGATCATGGCCCGGACCGCCGAGATCCTCGAGCGGGCGACCGGCAGACCCGGCAGCGTCACCTGCCGCTTCACCCACGTCTACGCCGACGGACCGGCACCCTATTTCACCTTCTCGGCGCTTGGCGACTGGGAGCGGCTCGCGGAGCAGTGGCGCGAGATCAAGCTGGCCGCCAACGAAGCGGTCGTCGACGCCGGCGGCACGGTGACCCACCATCACGCGGTCGGCCGCGACCACCGACCGGCCGGCTACGACCGCCAGCGCCCCGACGTCTTCGCCCGGGCCCTCGCCGGCGCCAAGGCGGCGGTTGATCCGGACGGCCTGATGAACCCCGGCGTGCTGATCGACCCGCAGGGCCGGGACGTCGGCGTCACCGGCGCGATGGCGCCGTAG
- a CDS encoding gamma-glutamylcyclotransferase, giving the protein MAPTDQCWLFGYGSLIFRPAIPFVESRPARVRGWTRRFWQWSTDHRGEPWRPGRVVTLAPAPDDICWGMAYRLDEAAETILADLDIRERGGYIRMEVELELDVSVGKAPDASAAAPQTVLGLTYQAWPGNRNYAGPAPLTEIAAQVAEATGPSGTNADYVRDLHTALEALGAQDTHVAALAARLPG; this is encoded by the coding sequence GTGGCCCCAACCGATCAATGCTGGCTCTTCGGCTACGGCTCGCTGATCTTCCGCCCGGCGATTCCCTTCGTGGAAAGCCGGCCCGCCCGCGTCCGAGGCTGGACCCGGCGTTTCTGGCAGTGGTCGACCGACCACCGCGGCGAACCCTGGCGGCCCGGCCGGGTGGTCACCCTGGCGCCGGCGCCGGACGACATCTGCTGGGGCATGGCCTATCGTCTCGACGAAGCCGCCGAGACCATCCTCGCCGACCTGGACATCCGGGAACGGGGCGGATACATCCGCATGGAAGTCGAACTCGAACTGGACGTGTCCGTCGGGAAGGCACCGGACGCCTCAGCCGCGGCGCCGCAGACCGTCCTGGGCCTCACCTACCAGGCCTGGCCCGGCAACCGGAACTACGCCGGTCCGGCCCCACTCACCGAGATCGCCGCCCAGGTTGCAGAAGCAACAGGCCCGAGCGGCACCAACGCCGACTACGTCCGCGACCTCCACACCGCACTCGAAGCCCTCGGCGCCCAGGACACTCACGTCGCGGCTCTGGCCGCCAGGTTGCCCGGCTAG
- the gshB gene encoding glutathione synthase: MRHLFVIDPIERLDPEKDTTIAFLREADRRSHELAVCTIDTLELGPDGRPRAEAIPARTVDPVPGGPWHEIGTGRAAFLDEFDVVWMRKDPPFDMAFFYATHLLSMVAQSTLVVNDPLSLRDANEKLFALRFPAVCPPARVSRRIAELLAFQEEMGGEMIVKPLDGAGGEGIFHLKAGDRNTSAILEAATGHESRYIMAQRYLPEIRQGDKRVILVEGKALGAVLRIPAEGESRANFHVGGQPAATEVDDRDREIAAAIGPELVRLGIVFAGIDVIGGWLTEVNVTSPTGLREIADLGGPRLEVDVLDAVEARRNAG; encoded by the coding sequence ATGCGCCACCTCTTCGTCATCGATCCGATCGAGCGTCTCGACCCGGAGAAGGACACGACGATCGCGTTCCTGCGCGAGGCGGATCGCAGGAGTCACGAACTCGCCGTCTGCACGATCGACACGCTGGAACTCGGCCCGGACGGCCGGCCGCGGGCGGAGGCGATTCCCGCCCGCACAGTCGACCCGGTCCCCGGCGGACCCTGGCACGAGATCGGGACCGGCCGGGCCGCCTTTCTCGATGAGTTCGACGTCGTCTGGATGCGGAAGGATCCGCCATTCGACATGGCGTTCTTCTACGCCACCCACCTGCTCTCCATGGTGGCGCAGAGCACCCTCGTGGTGAACGATCCGCTGTCGCTTCGCGACGCGAACGAGAAGCTGTTCGCGCTTCGGTTCCCGGCCGTCTGCCCGCCGGCGCGCGTCTCCCGGCGCATCGCGGAGCTGCTGGCCTTTCAGGAGGAGATGGGCGGCGAGATGATCGTCAAACCGCTCGACGGTGCCGGCGGCGAGGGCATCTTCCACCTGAAAGCCGGCGACCGGAACACCAGCGCGATCCTGGAGGCGGCGACCGGCCACGAGAGCCGCTACATCATGGCGCAGCGTTACCTGCCGGAGATCCGGCAGGGCGACAAGCGGGTCATCCTGGTCGAGGGCAAGGCGCTCGGCGCCGTGCTCAGGATACCGGCCGAGGGGGAATCGCGGGCGAACTTCCACGTCGGCGGCCAGCCGGCGGCCACGGAGGTCGATGATCGCGACCGCGAGATCGCGGCGGCGATCGGCCCGGAGCTCGTGCGGCTCGGGATCGTCTTCGCCGGCATCGACGTGATCGGCGGCTGGCTGACCGAAGTCAACGTGACGAGCCCCACCGGCCTGCGCGAGATCGCCGACCTGGGTGGACCGCGCCTCGAAGTCGACGTGCTTGACGCAGTGGAAGCCCGCCGCAACGCCGGCTGA
- the gor gene encoding glutathione-disulfide reductase, which produces MTDYDYDLFVIGAGSGGVRASRMAAGYGARVAVAEERYFGGTCVNVGCVPKKLLVCASAFADHYREASGFGWSAARPAFDWGQLIANKNREIERLNGIYRGLLDSAGVELFEGRARLVDPHTVEIDAGLSGESRVTADQILIAVGSWPDMPPIPGIAHAISSNEAFYLERLPERAAVVGGGYIGVEFAGIFAGLGSRVTLIYRGPLFLRGFDEEIRTHLVEEMRSRGIDLRFDCQVESIEELPGSGDDSLRLRLDDGDAVDVGEVLYATGRRPLVADLGLETCGVELGEQGEILVDEFSRSNVPNIWAIGDVTDRLNLTPVAIHEAMCLARTLFAEKPTPVDHETVATAVFSQPPLAAVGLTEEEARARYGEVDVYRSRFRPLKLTLTDNQERTLVKLIADRSSGRVLGAHMLGPDAPEIIQGLAVAVKMGATKDNFDAAMAIHPTSAEEFVTLR; this is translated from the coding sequence ATGACGGACTACGACTACGACCTCTTCGTGATCGGCGCGGGTTCGGGCGGCGTGCGCGCCAGCCGAATGGCTGCGGGCTACGGCGCCCGGGTGGCGGTGGCCGAGGAGCGCTATTTCGGCGGTACCTGCGTCAATGTGGGCTGCGTTCCGAAGAAGCTGCTGGTCTGTGCTTCGGCCTTCGCGGACCACTACCGGGAGGCTTCGGGGTTCGGATGGTCGGCCGCCCGGCCTGCTTTCGATTGGGGCCAGCTCATCGCGAACAAGAACCGTGAGATCGAACGGCTCAACGGGATCTACCGCGGCCTGCTCGATTCAGCCGGCGTCGAGCTGTTCGAGGGCCGGGCGCGGCTGGTCGATCCGCATACCGTCGAGATCGATGCAGGTTTGTCGGGTGAGAGCCGGGTCACTGCGGATCAGATCCTGATAGCCGTCGGCAGTTGGCCCGATATGCCGCCGATTCCGGGAATCGCACACGCGATCAGCTCGAACGAGGCCTTCTACCTGGAGCGTCTGCCGGAGCGGGCGGCGGTCGTCGGCGGCGGCTACATCGGTGTCGAGTTCGCGGGCATCTTTGCCGGTCTTGGCAGTCGGGTGACGCTGATCTACCGCGGTCCGCTGTTCCTGCGGGGATTCGACGAGGAGATCCGCACCCATCTGGTCGAGGAGATGCGGTCGCGGGGGATCGACCTCCGGTTCGACTGCCAAGTGGAGTCGATCGAAGAGCTGCCGGGAAGCGGGGACGATTCTCTGCGACTCCGCCTCGACGATGGCGACGCAGTGGATGTCGGCGAGGTGCTCTACGCGACGGGCCGGCGGCCCCTGGTCGCCGACCTGGGGCTCGAGACCTGCGGCGTGGAGCTCGGTGAGCAGGGAGAGATCCTCGTCGACGAGTTCTCGCGCAGCAACGTGCCGAACATCTGGGCCATTGGCGACGTGACGGACCGGCTCAACCTGACTCCGGTCGCGATCCACGAGGCGATGTGCCTGGCGCGAACACTCTTCGCCGAGAAGCCGACCCCAGTCGACCACGAGACCGTTGCCACCGCCGTCTTCAGCCAGCCGCCCCTGGCCGCGGTCGGCCTGACCGAGGAGGAGGCAAGAGCCCGCTACGGTGAAGTCGACGTCTACAGAAGCCGGTTCCGGCCGCTCAAGCTGACCCTGACCGACAACCAGGAGCGCACCCTGGTCAAGCTGATCGCCGACCGGTCCAGCGGCCGCGTCCTCGGCGCCCACATGCTGGGCCCGGACGCGCCCGAGATCATCCAGGGCCTCGCGGTGGCGGTGAAGATGGGCGCCACGAAGGACAACTTCGACGCCGCGATGGCGATCCATCCAACCTCGGCCGAGGAGTTCGTGACGCTTCGGTGA
- a CDS encoding DUF368 domain-containing protein: MAGSPRISPRSWAPRAVAGGVLMGLANLVPGVSGGTMLLAVGIYPRFIEAVADTTRLRLRLQPLLLLVTVAAGGGLAILLLAGVLRDLVVHQRLVMYSVFIGLTLGGAPLVWRLARPLDRPFWGGTAGGFAAMAGLALLQSGPAGEGLFASGPLPLAVAGAAGAAAMILPGLSGAYLLLVLGQYEAILGAVDLLFQGIRGLDAADLLEAGAVLLPVLIGIALGATVISNAVRFALRRFRQATLGVLLGLLLGAVVGLWPFEASPPGALQLGSAVVLAAAGFVLTWGVGRLGRVPNETAT; the protein is encoded by the coding sequence ATGGCCGGCAGTCCACGCATCTCGCCCCGGTCCTGGGCGCCGCGCGCCGTCGCCGGCGGCGTCCTGATGGGGCTCGCGAACCTGGTGCCCGGAGTCAGCGGCGGCACGATGCTGCTGGCCGTCGGCATCTACCCCCGTTTCATCGAAGCCGTGGCGGACACGACCCGGCTGCGACTTCGGCTCCAGCCGCTTCTTCTGCTCGTGACGGTGGCCGCCGGCGGCGGTCTGGCGATCCTGCTCCTGGCCGGCGTGCTGCGCGACCTTGTCGTCCACCAACGCTTGGTCATGTACAGCGTCTTCATCGGCCTGACGCTCGGCGGCGCGCCGCTGGTGTGGCGTCTCGCCAGGCCGTTGGACCGGCCTTTCTGGGGCGGAACGGCGGGCGGCTTCGCCGCGATGGCCGGGCTGGCCCTGTTGCAGAGCGGGCCCGCCGGCGAGGGCCTGTTCGCGAGCGGGCCGCTGCCGCTCGCCGTAGCCGGAGCGGCAGGCGCCGCCGCGATGATCCTGCCGGGGCTGAGCGGCGCCTACCTGCTCCTCGTCCTGGGCCAGTACGAAGCGATCCTCGGCGCCGTCGATCTGCTCTTCCAGGGGATCAGAGGACTCGATGCGGCGGACCTGCTCGAGGCCGGCGCCGTCCTGCTGCCGGTTCTGATCGGCATCGCCCTCGGCGCGACGGTCATCAGCAACGCCGTGCGATTCGCGCTGCGACGCTTCCGACAGGCGACCCTGGGCGTGCTGCTGGGCCTTTTGCTGGGCGCCGTCGTCGGTCTCTGGCCCTTCGAGGCCTCTCCGCCAGGCGCCCTCCAGCTCGGATCGGCAGTGGTCCTGGCCGCCGCCGGCTTCGTCCTGACCTGGGGCGTGGGCCGGCTCGGACGGGTCCCGAACGAGACGGCAACGTAG
- a CDS encoding amidohydrolase family protein, translating into MPRPALLFLAAVLLFATTSALAADGRTVIHAGALVDVEAGEVLGRHTIVVEGETITALEEGLADPESGDTLIDLSGHTVLPGLMDMHVHLTSQQAGAASYLDRFQENPADLAIKGLIYAERTLMAGFTTVRDVGGETTAILAVRNAIARGEMPGPRIFAATISLASTGGHGDRTNGMRADLTGDPGPREGIVNGVADARKAVRQRYKEGADLIKITATGGVLSLAKSGQNPQFTEEEMRAIVEAANDYGFMVAAHAHGAEGMKRAIRAGVTTIEHGTYMDEEAFELMKEHGTWFVPTISAGNFVAEKAAVPGYFPEIIRPKAAAIGPVIQETFARAHRAGVPIAFGTDCGVCPHGSNAQEFLYMVEGGMAPMTAIQSATVVTAKLLDIWEETGSITAGKAADLIAVEGDPIADVTRLQDVRFVMRVGRVHKAPG; encoded by the coding sequence ATGCCTCGCCCCGCCCTTCTCTTCCTTGCTGCGGTCCTCCTGTTCGCGACAACCTCCGCTCTCGCCGCCGACGGCCGGACCGTGATCCACGCCGGTGCCCTGGTCGATGTCGAAGCCGGCGAGGTCCTCGGCAGGCACACGATCGTGGTCGAAGGCGAGACGATCACGGCCCTCGAAGAGGGACTCGCCGATCCGGAGAGCGGCGACACGCTGATCGACCTCTCCGGCCACACGGTCCTGCCCGGCCTGATGGACATGCACGTCCACCTGACTTCGCAGCAGGCCGGCGCCGCCTCGTACCTGGACCGCTTCCAGGAGAACCCGGCGGACCTGGCGATCAAGGGTCTCATCTACGCGGAGCGGACCTTGATGGCCGGCTTCACGACGGTGCGCGACGTGGGCGGCGAGACGACGGCGATTCTAGCCGTGCGCAACGCGATCGCCCGGGGCGAGATGCCGGGGCCGCGGATCTTCGCGGCCACGATCTCCCTGGCCTCCACCGGCGGCCACGGCGACCGGACGAACGGCATGAGGGCGGATCTGACCGGCGATCCCGGCCCCAGGGAGGGCATCGTCAACGGCGTTGCGGACGCGCGCAAGGCGGTCCGGCAGCGCTACAAGGAGGGCGCCGACCTGATCAAGATCACCGCCACCGGCGGCGTCCTCAGCCTGGCCAAGAGCGGCCAGAACCCGCAGTTCACGGAAGAGGAGATGCGGGCGATCGTCGAAGCGGCGAACGACTACGGCTTCATGGTCGCCGCCCACGCCCACGGCGCGGAGGGCATGAAGCGCGCCATCCGGGCAGGCGTCACGACGATCGAGCATGGCACCTACATGGATGAAGAAGCGTTCGAGCTGATGAAGGAGCACGGCACCTGGTTCGTCCCCACCATCTCGGCAGGCAACTTCGTGGCAGAGAAGGCGGCGGTGCCGGGCTACTTTCCCGAGATCATCCGGCCCAAGGCGGCCGCGATCGGACCGGTGATCCAGGAAACCTTCGCCAGGGCCCATCGGGCCGGCGTGCCGATCGCCTTCGGCACGGACTGCGGCGTCTGCCCCCACGGCAGCAACGCCCAGGAGTTCCTTTACATGGTCGAAGGGGGCATGGCGCCGATGACGGCGATCCAGTCGGCCACGGTCGTGACGGCGAAGCTGCTCGACATCTGGGAGGAGACCGGCTCAATCACGGCCGGCAAGGCGGCTGACCTGATCGCGGTCGAGGGCGACCCGATCGCCGACGTCACCAGACTCCAGGACGTGCGCTTCGTCATGCGGGTCGGCCGGGTCCACAAGGCCCCGGGCTAG